Proteins from a genomic interval of Salinarchaeum sp. Harcht-Bsk1:
- the glp gene encoding gephyrin-like molybdotransferase Glp has protein sequence MTKDGTDATGDGADRRVAGFQTRTPLDEARKRLAEHVEPLADAEQLAIGRADGRVLATPVGSSRDVPHYRRAAMDGYALRSEDAAGASARSPAVLDAVEPDEREPSELPPGAARRVHTGSAIPDAADAVVPIERAAAIGSEIELTDPLAPGENVAPVGEDVSAGQALYEPGHRLRPSDLGLLKAAGIEAVSLRRQPTVGVVPTGVELVQHDPAPGQAVETNGLTVSRLVGRWGARAEYRNVVTDDPDALRAAIQRDLTKDVIVTTGGTSVGQRDLLPEVLDDLGEVLVHGVALQPGHPVCLGVVEETPVLCLPGYPVSCIVTAVQFLRPVLHWLTGTEPEQPPTKPATLTRKIESEPGTRTFARAELDAEDGRQVARPTRTKGAGVLSSVALADGWIEIEPDVEGLPEGDLVAVQDWEWHP, from the coding sequence ATGACGAAGGACGGCACCGACGCCACCGGGGACGGTGCGGATCGCCGGGTCGCCGGATTCCAGACCCGGACGCCCCTCGACGAGGCTCGGAAGCGCCTGGCCGAGCACGTCGAGCCACTCGCCGACGCCGAGCAGCTGGCGATCGGCCGCGCGGACGGCCGCGTGCTCGCAACGCCGGTCGGGTCCTCGCGGGACGTCCCGCACTACCGGCGCGCAGCGATGGACGGCTACGCGCTGCGGAGCGAGGACGCCGCGGGCGCCTCGGCCCGATCCCCGGCGGTCCTCGACGCGGTCGAACCGGACGAGCGCGAACCCTCGGAGCTACCCCCGGGCGCTGCACGCCGGGTCCACACCGGGAGTGCGATCCCCGACGCCGCGGACGCAGTGGTCCCGATCGAACGCGCCGCGGCGATCGGATCGGAGATCGAACTCACCGACCCCCTGGCACCGGGCGAGAACGTCGCGCCGGTCGGCGAGGACGTCTCGGCCGGCCAGGCGCTCTACGAGCCGGGCCACCGGCTGCGACCCTCCGACCTCGGGCTTCTCAAAGCCGCTGGCATCGAGGCGGTCTCGCTCCGTCGCCAACCCACGGTCGGCGTGGTCCCGACCGGCGTGGAACTCGTCCAGCACGATCCGGCGCCGGGACAGGCCGTCGAGACGAACGGCCTCACGGTCTCTCGGCTCGTCGGTCGCTGGGGTGCTCGCGCGGAGTACCGCAACGTCGTCACCGACGATCCCGACGCGCTCCGGGCGGCGATCCAGCGCGACCTCACCAAGGACGTCATCGTGACGACCGGCGGCACCTCCGTCGGCCAGCGCGACTTGCTGCCCGAGGTCCTCGACGACCTCGGCGAGGTGCTCGTCCACGGGGTCGCCCTCCAGCCCGGCCACCCGGTCTGTCTCGGCGTCGTGGAGGAGACGCCCGTGCTCTGCCTGCCGGGTTACCCCGTCTCCTGCATCGTGACCGCCGTCCAGTTCCTCCGGCCGGTCCTCCACTGGCTCACCGGCACCGAGCCCGAGCAGCCGCCGACGAAGCCGGCGACGCTCACACGGAAGATCGAGAGCGAGCCCGGCACCCGGACCTTCGCCCGCGCCGAACTCGACGCTGAGGACGGCCGGCAGGTCGCCCGCCCGACCAGGACGAAGGGCGCGGGCGTCCTCTCCTCGGTCGCGCTCGCGGACGGCTGGATCGAGATCGAACCGGACGTCGAGGGCCTGCCCGAGGGCGACCTCGTCGCCGTTCAGGACTGGGAGTGGCACCCGTGA
- a CDS encoding branched-chain amino acid ABC transporter permease: MEASDVRRTLSRLRVEQVLGAILGLLLVFLVVDLFRQLLTGALDVSTLRRYVWQGIVVGLIYGLAGIGLSMTYSILRFANFSHGDLLTTGAFSGWASAYVIAGFGAYGLGDLLLVRPNNDPAPGQIGMAIDQEPIAILGGIAFAAVVTVLIALAADRLVYRRLRNESAIALLIASVGVAFVLRYLIAFVFTTSNRSVPASAPEETIDLGFVSTTVDLHELTLVTSAVVLMVAVHLMLQYTKLGKSMRAMADNRDLAKITGIPTERVVLATWVIGAALAGVAGYLIVLNTGTITYTRGWTLLLPIFAGVILGGIGSIYGAILGGLVIGIVDQVAIIWVPNRLTTAAAFLLMILILIFRPQGLLGGVETA; the protein is encoded by the coding sequence ATGGAAGCGAGCGACGTTCGGCGGACGCTCTCCAGACTGCGCGTCGAGCAGGTGCTCGGGGCGATCCTCGGGCTGCTGCTGGTCTTCCTCGTGGTCGACCTGTTCCGGCAGCTCCTGACCGGTGCCCTCGACGTCTCGACGTTGCGCCGGTACGTGTGGCAGGGGATCGTCGTGGGGCTGATCTACGGCCTCGCGGGAATCGGCCTCTCGATGACCTACAGCATCCTCCGGTTCGCGAACTTCTCCCACGGCGATCTGCTGACGACCGGCGCCTTTTCCGGCTGGGCGAGCGCCTACGTCATCGCCGGCTTCGGCGCCTACGGCCTGGGTGACCTCCTGCTCGTGCGGCCGAACAACGATCCCGCGCCCGGACAGATCGGGATGGCGATCGATCAGGAGCCGATCGCGATCCTCGGCGGCATCGCGTTCGCCGCGGTCGTCACGGTGCTGATCGCGCTCGCCGCCGACCGACTCGTCTACCGGCGGCTGCGTAACGAGTCCGCGATCGCACTACTGATCGCGAGCGTCGGCGTGGCGTTCGTCCTCCGGTACCTCATCGCGTTCGTCTTCACGACCTCGAACCGGAGCGTGCCCGCCAGCGCGCCGGAGGAGACGATCGACCTCGGCTTCGTCAGCACGACCGTCGACCTCCACGAACTCACGCTCGTCACCAGCGCGGTCGTGTTGATGGTCGCGGTCCACCTGATGCTCCAGTACACGAAGCTCGGGAAGTCGATGCGTGCGATGGCGGACAACCGCGACCTCGCGAAGATCACCGGCATCCCGACCGAGCGCGTCGTGCTCGCGACGTGGGTGATCGGCGCCGCGCTCGCCGGCGTCGCCGGCTACCTCATCGTGCTCAACACCGGGACGATCACCTACACCCGCGGCTGGACGCTGCTGCTCCCGATCTTCGCGGGCGTCATCCTCGGCGGCATCGGTTCGATCTACGGCGCGATCCTCGGCGGCCTCGTCATCGGGATCGTCGATCAGGTCGCGATCATCTGGGTGCCCAACCGGCTGACCACGGCGGCCGCGTTCCTCCTGATGATCCTGATCCTGATCTTCCGGCCCCAGGGCCTCCTCGGCGGGGTGGAGACGGCATGA
- a CDS encoding branched-chain amino acid ABC transporter permease has translation MSGDDTSGDGGREEIREDGGGDAGAGTAETGATRGGLRGRAAPYADGIRSRMTAMPRWKADAVVVLTTLALVYVLFVVLSWGQGLDANGTANTLARLTFLAAAYALLVLALNLHWGYAGLFNIGVAGFMSVAVFTLAIVSGGEGVGFGLPIWAGMIAGMLAAAALGAIAALPALRLRADYFAIVTLGIAEIVRFLMKSQWLAQHHVFGNEIGLQGSAPVQVPSAQEYVYKLFTVDGSPRSDPTYLGTQFFVIGEWFGLERTTVMAWGYAVFVALFVVFAYLLLSRIAYSPFGRILKAIREDEGAAQALGKPTSRIKIYSFVLGCAIMGLAGMLWQASRFTVGADAFVPILTFYVFVALIVGGSGSNAGSIVGGIAFVGLLLQGPRMLQRVISEHTDVSSTDTIYEAVTAFASFDVMPFVGYAIGNIDLLQRLFVGLVLIVLMLRRPDGILGHRKEIAAATDLSRPAEGRGSGSAATAGGGGDE, from the coding sequence ATGAGTGGAGACGACACGAGTGGCGACGGTGGGCGTGAGGAAATCCGCGAGGACGGCGGTGGCGACGCTGGCGCCGGGACGGCCGAGACCGGGGCCACGCGGGGCGGCCTCCGGGGACGAGCGGCTCCGTACGCCGACGGCATTCGGTCGCGGATGACGGCCATGCCGCGCTGGAAGGCCGACGCCGTCGTCGTCCTCACGACGCTGGCGCTGGTCTACGTGCTCTTCGTGGTGCTCTCCTGGGGACAGGGTCTCGACGCCAATGGGACGGCCAACACGCTCGCTCGCCTGACCTTCCTCGCGGCGGCCTACGCCCTGCTCGTGCTCGCGCTCAACCTCCACTGGGGCTACGCGGGCCTGTTCAACATCGGCGTCGCTGGGTTCATGTCGGTCGCCGTGTTCACGCTCGCGATCGTCTCCGGCGGCGAGGGCGTCGGGTTCGGCCTGCCGATCTGGGCCGGCATGATCGCGGGCATGCTCGCCGCCGCGGCGCTCGGTGCGATCGCCGCGCTGCCCGCGCTCCGGCTGCGAGCAGACTACTTCGCGATCGTGACTCTCGGCATCGCCGAGATCGTCCGGTTCCTCATGAAGTCCCAGTGGCTGGCCCAGCACCACGTGTTCGGCAACGAGATCGGGCTGCAGGGGAGCGCACCGGTGCAGGTTCCGAGCGCCCAGGAGTACGTCTACAAGCTGTTCACGGTCGACGGCAGCCCGCGGAGCGATCCCACCTACCTCGGCACGCAGTTCTTCGTCATCGGCGAGTGGTTCGGCCTCGAGCGGACGACCGTGATGGCGTGGGGATACGCCGTCTTCGTCGCCCTCTTCGTCGTGTTCGCCTACCTCCTGCTCTCGCGGATCGCCTACTCGCCGTTCGGGCGGATCCTCAAGGCGATCCGCGAGGACGAGGGCGCCGCCCAGGCGCTGGGGAAGCCGACCAGCCGGATCAAGATCTACAGCTTCGTGCTCGGCTGTGCCATCATGGGGCTGGCGGGGATGCTCTGGCAGGCCAGCCGCTTTACCGTCGGGGCGGACGCGTTCGTGCCGATCCTCACCTTCTACGTGTTCGTCGCACTGATCGTCGGGGGCTCGGGGTCGAACGCAGGCAGCATCGTCGGCGGGATCGCGTTCGTCGGCCTCCTCCTTCAGGGACCGCGGATGCTCCAGCGGGTGATCAGCGAACACACCGACGTCTCCAGCACCGACACGATCTACGAGGCCGTGACCGCGTTCGCGAGCTTCGACGTGATGCCGTTCGTGGGCTACGCGATCGGCAACATCGACTTACTTCAGCGGCTGTTCGTCGGCCTCGTCCTGATCGTGCTCATGCTCAGACGACCCGACGGCATCCTCGGGCACCGCAAGGAGATCGCCGCGGCGACGGACCTCTCGCGTCCAGCCGAGGGCAGGGGCTCCGGCAGCGCCGCGACCGCTGGGGGTGGTGGCGATGAGTGA
- a CDS encoding ABC transporter ATP-binding protein — translation MSDAPAGSDAGADPGETGNGGTGGGRTGGASTPDPAPASVRTVPEPEPPGWGDGEGDAILQIDGLRKTFGGITAVDDASFAVERGTITGLIGPNGAGKSTTFDLVTGFTRPNGGEVTFDGRSITGLAPHQIAQAGLVRTFQITREFPDMTVLENLMVAPKGQRGESLSRSVLPGARGAVVAQERELVGEIWEVLDTFEIDHLADEYARSLSGGQRKLLELARALLTEPELLLLDEPMAGVNPSLEEKLLERIHDLRAEGYSFLLVEHDMDLIMEHCDRVIVMHQGQVLAEGEPETIRENEAVIEAYLGGNV, via the coding sequence ATGAGTGACGCACCGGCAGGGAGCGACGCCGGCGCCGACCCCGGGGAAACTGGCAACGGGGGGACCGGCGGCGGGAGGACCGGCGGTGCCAGCACGCCGGACCCCGCACCGGCCAGCGTGCGCACCGTGCCCGAACCCGAACCGCCCGGGTGGGGCGACGGCGAGGGCGACGCGATCCTGCAGATCGACGGGCTCCGCAAGACCTTCGGCGGGATCACCGCCGTCGACGACGCCAGCTTCGCGGTCGAGCGGGGGACAATCACCGGCCTGATCGGCCCCAACGGCGCCGGGAAGTCCACGACGTTCGACCTCGTGACCGGGTTCACGCGGCCCAACGGCGGGGAGGTCACCTTCGACGGCCGGTCGATCACCGGGCTGGCGCCCCACCAGATCGCGCAGGCGGGACTCGTTCGGACGTTCCAGATCACCCGCGAGTTCCCCGACATGACCGTCCTCGAGAACCTGATGGTCGCTCCGAAGGGGCAGCGCGGCGAGTCGCTGTCCCGCTCCGTCCTGCCCGGCGCCCGCGGGGCAGTCGTCGCGCAGGAACGGGAGCTGGTCGGCGAGATCTGGGAGGTGCTCGACACCTTCGAGATCGACCACCTCGCCGACGAGTACGCCCGCTCGCTCTCGGGCGGGCAGCGCAAGCTGCTCGAGCTGGCGCGGGCGCTCCTCACCGAGCCGGAGTTGCTCCTGCTCGACGAGCCGATGGCGGGCGTCAACCCGTCGCTGGAGGAGAAGCTCCTCGAACGGATCCACGACCTCCGGGCCGAGGGCTACTCGTTCCTGCTCGTCGAGCACGACATGGACCTCATCATGGAGCACTGCGACCGGGTGATCGTGATGCACCAGGGCCAGGTGCTCGCGGAGGGCGAGCCCGAGACGATCCGGGAGAACGAGGCGGTCATCGAGGCCTACCTCGGGGGGAACGTCTGA
- a CDS encoding ABC transporter ATP-binding protein yields MAANGLLTVSDLDAGYGDLQILDSVDLDVDDGEYVTIVGPNGAGKSTVMKTVFGLTTYMGGSVEFDGEEISGLRPDQIIRKGVGYVPQSNNVFGSLSVRENLEMGAYILDSIPAERIQAVYDRFPVLEERAGQTAGSMSGGQQQMVAMGRALMLDPDLLLLDEPSAGLAPDLVDDLFDRVDQINDDGTAILMVEQNAKEALRRCDRGYVLVQGQNRHEDSGEALLADQQVREDFLGG; encoded by the coding sequence ATGGCAGCGAACGGACTCCTCACGGTGTCGGACCTCGACGCCGGCTACGGCGACCTCCAGATCCTCGATTCGGTCGACCTCGACGTCGACGACGGCGAGTACGTCACGATCGTCGGCCCGAACGGCGCCGGCAAGTCGACCGTGATGAAGACGGTCTTCGGGCTGACGACCTACATGGGCGGCTCCGTCGAGTTCGACGGCGAGGAGATCAGCGGGCTCCGCCCCGACCAGATCATCCGCAAGGGCGTCGGCTACGTCCCCCAGTCGAACAACGTGTTCGGCTCGCTCTCCGTCCGGGAGAACCTCGAGATGGGCGCGTACATTCTCGACTCCATCCCCGCCGAGCGCATCCAGGCCGTCTACGATCGCTTCCCCGTCCTCGAGGAGCGTGCCGGCCAGACCGCCGGCTCGATGAGCGGCGGCCAACAGCAGATGGTCGCGATGGGTCGGGCGCTCATGCTCGACCCCGACCTCCTGCTACTCGACGAACCGAGCGCCGGCCTCGCTCCCGACCTCGTCGACGACCTCTTCGATCGGGTCGATCAGATCAACGACGACGGCACGGCCATCCTGATGGTCGAGCAGAACGCCAAGGAGGCGCTCCGGCGCTGCGACCGCGGCTACGTGCTCGTCCAGGGCCAGAACCGCCACGAGGACAGCGGCGAGGCGCTGCTGGCCGATCAACAGGTGCGCGAGGACTTCCTGGGCGGATAG
- a CDS encoding ABC transporter substrate-binding protein, whose product MARRYDRRTILKGTAAGITITLAGCLGDDGGDDEDGDADGADGGDGDGNMTDGDGTDGDGDGDDTAVPGSEAGRTVSVGVLQPVTGDLGDLGGPIRDAAILPGAQLEGETDFEIDIRDEDTESTPEAGISAAESLANAGYPAVTGAASSAVTQNVAQSVFIPQGIVGCSPASTSPAITNLDDDDLIFRTAPSDALQGEVMAQVAYEDRDLQSAAVFHLNNEYGELLAESFASAFEEIGGSVQTQTAFEAEQPSYTSALDSTLSDDPDLLVVIGYPASGTQIFRDYYSDFDAERTVMVTDGLQSSDLPGNVDNPMENVLGTAPLASGPNVDAFNQLYEDEYGQAPGVFNAQAYDATAILLLANVAAGENDGIAIRDQMRAVANPEGMEVGPSNLAEGIATVAGGEAVNYQGASSPVTFDENGDVVAVTYSIWEFGEGGAIEQIETVDFGP is encoded by the coding sequence ATGGCGAGACGCTACGATCGCCGGACGATCCTGAAGGGAACCGCAGCGGGCATCACGATCACCCTTGCTGGCTGCCTCGGCGACGACGGCGGAGACGACGAAGACGGCGATGCGGACGGTGCCGACGGAGGTGATGGCGACGGTAACATGACCGACGGTGACGGCACCGACGGAGACGGTGACGGCGACGATACCGCGGTCCCCGGAAGCGAGGCCGGCCGCACCGTCAGCGTGGGCGTGCTCCAGCCGGTCACCGGCGACCTGGGCGACCTCGGCGGGCCGATCCGGGACGCGGCGATCCTCCCTGGCGCCCAGCTCGAGGGCGAGACCGACTTCGAGATCGACATCCGCGACGAGGACACCGAGTCCACACCGGAGGCCGGGATCAGCGCCGCGGAGTCGCTGGCGAACGCCGGGTATCCCGCGGTTACCGGCGCCGCCTCGTCTGCGGTCACCCAGAACGTGGCCCAGAGCGTGTTCATCCCGCAGGGGATCGTCGGCTGTTCGCCAGCGTCGACGTCGCCGGCGATCACGAACCTCGACGACGACGATCTGATCTTCCGGACCGCACCCAGCGACGCGCTCCAGGGCGAGGTCATGGCGCAGGTCGCCTACGAGGACCGGGACCTCCAGAGCGCGGCAGTGTTCCACCTGAACAACGAGTACGGCGAGCTACTCGCGGAATCCTTCGCCAGCGCGTTCGAGGAAATCGGCGGCTCCGTCCAGACGCAGACGGCGTTCGAGGCCGAGCAGCCGTCCTACACGTCGGCGCTCGACAGCACGCTCTCGGACGACCCGGACCTGCTGGTGGTCATCGGCTACCCGGCGAGCGGGACGCAGATCTTCCGTGACTACTACTCGGACTTCGACGCCGAGCGGACCGTGATGGTGACCGACGGCCTGCAGTCCTCGGACCTCCCCGGGAACGTCGACAACCCGATGGAGAACGTGCTGGGGACCGCACCGCTGGCGAGCGGGCCGAACGTCGACGCGTTCAACCAGCTGTACGAGGACGAGTACGGCCAGGCGCCCGGCGTGTTCAACGCCCAGGCCTACGACGCGACCGCCATCCTGCTCCTGGCCAACGTCGCCGCTGGCGAGAACGACGGGATCGCGATCCGCGACCAGATGCGAGCGGTCGCGAACCCCGAGGGCATGGAGGTCGGCCCGAGCAACCTCGCGGAGGGCATCGCGACCGTCGCCGGCGGCGAGGCAGTGAACTACCAGGGCGCCTCGAGCCCGGTCACCTTCGACGAGAACGGCGACGTCGTCGCGGTGACCTACTCCATCTGGGAGTTCGGCGAGGGCGGCGCGATCGAACAGATCGAGACGGTCGACTTCGGGCCGTAG
- a CDS encoding SDR family NAD(P)-dependent oxidoreductase, which produces MSVSFDFEDTVALVTGASGALGSAVVEQFRATGAAVAAIDVIAPDDEDSLLDPDEGTTFYEADLTNEDSVAETIDAVVEDHGRIDHLANIAGTWRGGDPIEETDLSTFELVFDVNLKTMFLTSKHALPHLQESGGAIVSVSARSSLEGGEGDGPYRASKAGVRLLTETIAEENRGTVRANAVMPSVLDTPMNREMMEPSDDWVDPGNVAATIAVLCSDATVVTSGAAVPVYGEA; this is translated from the coding sequence ATGTCCGTCAGTTTCGACTTCGAGGACACGGTCGCGTTGGTCACGGGCGCCAGCGGTGCCCTCGGCAGCGCCGTCGTCGAGCAGTTCCGTGCCACCGGCGCGGCCGTCGCAGCGATCGACGTGATCGCCCCCGACGACGAGGACTCGCTGCTCGACCCCGACGAGGGGACGACCTTCTACGAGGCCGACCTGACGAACGAGGACTCCGTCGCGGAGACGATCGATGCCGTCGTCGAGGATCACGGCCGTATCGACCACCTCGCCAACATCGCGGGCACCTGGCGCGGCGGCGACCCGATCGAGGAGACCGACCTATCGACCTTCGAACTCGTCTTCGACGTGAACCTCAAGACGATGTTCCTCACCTCCAAGCACGCGCTGCCTCACCTCCAGGAGTCCGGCGGCGCGATCGTCTCCGTCAGCGCGCGGTCCTCCCTGGAGGGCGGCGAGGGCGACGGTCCCTACCGCGCCTCGAAGGCCGGCGTTCGACTGCTCACCGAGACGATCGCGGAGGAGAATCGCGGGACAGTCCGTGCGAACGCCGTCATGCCGAGCGTGCTCGACACGCCGATGAACCGCGAGATGATGGAGCCGAGCGACGACTGGGTCGATCCGGGGAACGTCGCCGCGACGATCGCCGTGCTCTGTTCGGACGCGACGGTGGTGACGAGCGGCGCAGCAGTCCCCGTTTACGGCGAGGCATAA
- a CDS encoding MBL fold metallo-hydrolase, protein MEVTLLGTGDTIGTPAPGCDCDTCARAEELGVERTRFSVHVYNERTDESLLVDFSPDFRQQFLDNDVALPDAGIVTHVHFDHLDGLGNAYRLVRDMPVYAANETDPVTGESVAETARRRYDYLDTVTVRDATPFEPVESCGFEVTFVPVDHPPLVCYGLRIEDPETGAVFATTGDTSYGIPERSKAVLRGADLLLAEAIVPAESCEIHPKGGDHFDENGVPRTFGTKHMTRAGALSMADELDAATVRLVHCSHRFDPEEAFETPLAVDGERFEL, encoded by the coding sequence ATGGAGGTCACGCTGTTGGGCACGGGCGACACGATCGGGACGCCGGCCCCGGGCTGTGACTGTGACACCTGCGCCCGCGCCGAGGAACTGGGCGTCGAGCGCACCCGCTTCTCCGTCCACGTCTACAACGAGCGCACCGACGAGTCCCTGCTCGTCGACTTCAGCCCGGACTTTCGCCAGCAGTTCCTCGACAACGACGTCGCCCTCCCCGACGCGGGGATCGTCACCCACGTCCACTTCGACCACCTCGACGGCCTGGGCAACGCCTACCGACTGGTCCGCGACATGCCGGTCTACGCCGCGAACGAGACCGACCCCGTCACCGGCGAGTCCGTCGCCGAGACCGCCCGCCGGCGCTACGACTACCTCGACACCGTCACGGTTCGCGACGCCACGCCGTTCGAACCCGTGGAGAGCTGCGGCTTCGAGGTCACCTTCGTCCCGGTCGACCACCCGCCGCTGGTCTGCTACGGCCTCCGGATCGAGGATCCCGAGACGGGTGCCGTCTTCGCGACGACCGGCGACACGAGCTACGGGATTCCGGAGCGCTCGAAGGCCGTCCTCCGCGGCGCCGATCTGCTGCTCGCCGAGGCGATCGTCCCCGCCGAGTCCTGCGAGATCCACCCCAAGGGCGGCGACCACTTCGACGAAAACGGCGTCCCCCGAACGTTCGGCACGAAGCACATGACCAGGGCCGGCGCACTGTCGATGGCCGACGAACTGGACGCCGCGACGGTGCGGCTCGTCCACTGCTCGCACCGGTTCGATCCCGAGGAGGCGTTCGAGACGCCGCTGGCGGTGGACGGGGAGCGTTTCGAACTGTAG
- a CDS encoding Gfo/Idh/MocA family protein, which produces MSEPPASDSFHVGVIGCGALGRHIAEQFRAEPTASIAAIADVSDAARSEAGEALDVQPADRYEDYAAMLESADLDGVVIATPHALHHEQVAAALDAGLHVLCEKPLVLTVEDAVDLRDRAAAADRTLMVGYQRHLDQAFVRARERYQGGAADDGAAVDSPEIGHVTAEITQPWFDIAPGTWRADPDLSGGGFTVDTGRHVIDALLWVTGLDPVAVDAEMAFRSPGIDERAEIRIEFEGGATAHVSFYGDAQTVREAHHVVDSEGAVEIDGLGWGSRDMRTIDDEETVHEPLLDRGAEPTKAEAFLDAVRSGDAPPATVEDAIRATAVVEAAYESAESGEAVAVSLPASPDED; this is translated from the coding sequence ATGAGTGAGCCACCAGCGAGCGACTCATTCCACGTCGGCGTCATCGGCTGTGGCGCACTGGGCCGACACATCGCCGAACAGTTCCGCGCGGAGCCGACCGCCTCGATCGCCGCCATCGCGGACGTCAGCGACGCCGCACGATCCGAGGCCGGTGAGGCGCTCGACGTCCAGCCCGCCGATCGGTACGAGGACTACGCAGCGATGCTCGAGTCCGCCGACCTCGACGGCGTGGTGATCGCGACGCCCCACGCACTCCACCACGAGCAGGTCGCGGCGGCGCTGGACGCCGGACTCCACGTCCTCTGTGAGAAGCCGCTCGTGCTGACCGTCGAGGACGCCGTCGACCTCCGGGATCGCGCGGCCGCTGCCGACCGGACGCTGATGGTCGGCTACCAGCGCCACCTCGACCAGGCCTTCGTGCGAGCACGGGAGCGCTACCAGGGCGGCGCTGCCGACGACGGTGCCGCTGTCGACTCGCCGGAGATCGGGCACGTCACAGCGGAAATCACGCAGCCCTGGTTCGACATCGCGCCGGGAACCTGGCGCGCCGACCCGGACCTCTCGGGCGGCGGGTTCACCGTCGACACCGGGCGGCACGTGATCGACGCGCTGCTGTGGGTCACCGGGCTCGACCCGGTGGCGGTCGACGCCGAGATGGCGTTCCGGTCGCCGGGCATCGACGAGCGCGCGGAGATCCGGATCGAGTTCGAGGGCGGCGCGACGGCCCACGTGTCCTTCTACGGCGACGCGCAAACGGTGCGGGAGGCCCACCACGTCGTCGACAGCGAGGGAGCCGTCGAGATCGACGGGCTCGGCTGGGGAAGCCGGGATATGCGCACGATCGACGACGAGGAGACCGTCCACGAGCCGCTGCTCGATCGGGGCGCGGAGCCGACCAAGGCCGAAGCCTTCCTCGACGCTGTTCGATCGGGTGACGCTCCCCCGGCGACCGTCGAGGACGCGATCCGGGCGACCGCGGTCGTCGAGGCGGCCTACGAGTCGGCAGAATCGGGCGAGGCGGTCGCCGTTTCGCTACCTGCTTCCCCCGACGAGGACTGA